The Petropleomorpha daqingensis genome includes a window with the following:
- a CDS encoding alpha-amylase family protein — protein MTASDAARRAAADRAWAELRPQLAAEAQAALGEEVDAFLARAELALFDVHEPLAVLYDEPDALMATAFRIVLAAAADRPAALRRLDRRREIDPGWFQRSRMQGYVCYVDHFCGTLDRLPEHLDYLAELGTTYLHLMPLLRPREGENDGGYAVADYRAVDPRLGTMADLERVAGALHERDMSLCIDLVLNHTAREHPWAQAWLAGDPAYAGFYSAFPDRQVPDAYDATIPEVFPDRAPGSFSWVPEACGGAGGWVWTTFWPYQWDLDYTNPAVTLAMLGEIVWLANRGVDVFRMDAVPFMGKRLGTTCQNQPEVHTLLQLLHALTRVAAPGVVFKAEAIVAPDDLVPYLGGHERYRPECELAYHNSLMVLLWSSLATQDARLARHALGRMRPIPPTTTWVTYVRGHDDIGWAVTDEDAAAIGVGGHSHRRFLNDFFAGHYPASSARGALFQENALTGDARISGSAASLCGIEDALERGDDAALEAGIRRLVLLYSVAFAWGGIPLLYMGDEIALLNDDRYLADPSRAPDNRWMHRPVMDWAAAQRRTDPTTLEGRVFGRIRQLGEVRRSQLALHGGAESTVFDAGSDAVLAWRRRSARSGTFVGLANFSATPQVVDADTVTGFGAFAPVLTSDGPPEVAGGRLVVPGLGFAWLAEP, from the coding sequence ATGACGGCATCGGACGCCGCCCGCCGAGCAGCGGCGGATCGCGCCTGGGCGGAGCTCCGGCCGCAGCTGGCGGCCGAGGCGCAGGCAGCGCTGGGGGAGGAGGTCGACGCCTTCCTCGCCCGCGCGGAACTGGCGCTGTTCGACGTCCACGAGCCGCTCGCCGTCCTGTACGACGAGCCCGACGCCCTCATGGCGACGGCGTTCCGGATCGTCCTGGCCGCGGCCGCCGACCGGCCGGCCGCGCTGCGACGGCTGGACCGTCGCCGCGAGATCGATCCCGGCTGGTTCCAGCGCAGCCGCATGCAGGGCTACGTCTGCTACGTCGACCACTTCTGCGGAACCCTGGACCGGCTGCCCGAGCACCTCGACTACCTCGCCGAGCTGGGCACCACGTACCTGCACCTGATGCCGCTGCTGCGGCCGCGCGAGGGCGAGAACGACGGCGGCTACGCGGTCGCCGACTACCGCGCCGTCGACCCCCGGCTGGGCACGATGGCCGACCTCGAGCGGGTCGCCGGGGCGCTGCACGAGCGGGACATGAGCCTGTGCATCGACCTCGTGCTCAACCACACCGCCCGCGAGCACCCGTGGGCGCAGGCCTGGCTGGCCGGCGACCCCGCGTACGCGGGGTTCTACAGCGCCTTCCCCGACCGGCAGGTGCCCGACGCGTACGACGCGACGATCCCCGAGGTGTTCCCCGACCGGGCGCCCGGCTCGTTCAGCTGGGTGCCGGAGGCGTGCGGCGGCGCGGGCGGGTGGGTCTGGACGACGTTCTGGCCCTACCAGTGGGACCTCGACTACACGAACCCCGCGGTGACCCTGGCGATGCTCGGCGAGATCGTCTGGCTGGCCAACCGCGGCGTCGACGTGTTCCGGATGGACGCCGTCCCGTTCATGGGGAAGCGCCTGGGCACCACCTGCCAGAACCAGCCCGAGGTGCACACGCTGCTGCAGCTGCTGCACGCGCTCACCCGGGTGGCCGCGCCGGGCGTGGTCTTCAAGGCCGAGGCGATCGTGGCGCCCGACGACCTGGTGCCCTACCTCGGCGGCCACGAGCGCTACCGCCCCGAGTGCGAGCTGGCCTACCACAACTCGCTCATGGTGCTGCTCTGGAGCAGCCTGGCCACCCAGGACGCCCGGCTGGCCCGGCACGCGCTGGGCCGGATGCGGCCGATCCCCCCGACGACCACCTGGGTCACCTACGTCCGCGGGCACGACGACATCGGCTGGGCGGTCACCGACGAGGACGCCGCGGCGATCGGGGTCGGCGGCCATTCGCACCGCCGCTTCCTCAACGACTTCTTCGCCGGCCACTACCCGGCCTCGTCGGCCCGCGGCGCGCTGTTCCAGGAGAACGCGCTGACCGGCGACGCGCGGATCTCCGGCTCCGCGGCCTCGCTGTGCGGCATCGAGGACGCCCTCGAACGCGGGGACGACGCCGCCCTGGAGGCCGGGATCCGCCGGCTCGTGCTGCTGTACTCGGTCGCCTTCGCGTGGGGCGGCATCCCGCTGCTGTACATGGGCGACGAGATCGCGCTGCTCAACGACGACCGCTACCTGGCGGACCCGTCGCGCGCGCCGGACAACAGGTGGATGCACCGCCCGGTCATGGACTGGGCCGCGGCGCAGCGGCGGACCGACCCGACCACGCTGGAGGGTCGGGTCTTCGGCCGGATCCGGCAGCTCGGCGAGGTCCGGCGGTCGCAGCTGGCGCTGCACGGCGGCGCCGAGTCCACGGTGTTCGACGCCGGCAGCGACGCCGTCCTGGCCTGGCGACGGCGGTCGGCCCGCAGCGGCACCTTCGTCGGTCTGGCGAACTTCTCCGCGACCCCGCAGGTGGTGGACGCCGACACCGTGACCGGCTTCGGTGCGTTCGCACCGGTGCTGACCAGCGACGGGCCGCCCGAGGTCGCCGGCGGCCGGCTCGTGGTCCCCGGTCTCGGCTTCGCCTGGCTCGCCGAACCCTGA
- a CDS encoding alpha/beta hydrolase, whose translation MSPRMLTGLDYAPADPPGSRGHTLDLYLPGGDGPWPVLIACGGSAFLDDGGSYYAAELAPWFTGAGFAVAGVCTRSSGQARFPAQVHDVKAAIRWLRAHAGDHGLDPARFAIMGDSSGGWTAAMAGLAGDELEGSVGETRGSSRVQAVVDLYGPTDFLLMDAQMLPGACASFNELMGLTDCHDDPGSPESRLMGFPIQSRPHEVGAANPCTHVSADAPPFLIAHGQLDALVPHGQSEQLFGALAAVGAEATFFSVPQIGHDKGIVSPALPEAAVRSTSSRGTERETRPTLEAIERFLRSALG comes from the coding sequence ATGTCGCCCCGGATGCTGACCGGCCTCGACTACGCCCCGGCCGACCCGCCGGGCAGCCGCGGCCACACGCTCGACCTGTACCTGCCGGGCGGCGACGGTCCGTGGCCGGTGTTGATCGCGTGCGGTGGCAGCGCCTTCCTCGACGACGGCGGCTCCTACTACGCCGCCGAGCTCGCCCCCTGGTTCACCGGGGCGGGCTTCGCCGTCGCCGGGGTGTGCACCCGCTCCAGCGGGCAGGCGCGGTTCCCGGCCCAGGTGCACGACGTGAAGGCCGCGATCCGCTGGCTCCGGGCCCACGCCGGCGACCACGGCCTGGACCCCGCGCGGTTCGCGATCATGGGCGACTCGTCCGGCGGGTGGACGGCGGCCATGGCCGGGCTCGCCGGGGACGAGCTGGAGGGTTCGGTCGGCGAGACGCGCGGCTCCAGCCGCGTGCAGGCCGTCGTCGACCTCTACGGCCCGACCGACTTCCTGCTGATGGACGCGCAGATGCTGCCCGGCGCGTGCGCGTCGTTCAACGAGCTGATGGGCCTCACCGACTGCCACGACGATCCCGGTTCCCCGGAGTCCCGGCTCATGGGCTTCCCGATCCAGAGCCGTCCGCACGAGGTCGGGGCGGCGAACCCGTGCACCCACGTCTCCGCCGACGCCCCGCCGTTCCTCATCGCCCACGGGCAGCTCGACGCGCTGGTCCCGCACGGGCAGAGCGAGCAGCTGTTCGGGGCCCTGGCCGCGGTCGGCGCCGAGGCGACGTTCTTCTCGGTCCCGCAGATCGGGCACGACAAGGGCATCGTCTCCCCCGCCCTGCCCGAGGCGGCGGTCCGCTCGACGTCGTCCCGGGGCACCGAACGTGAGACGCGGCCGACGCTGGAGGCGATCGAGCGCTTCCTGCGCTCGGCCCTCGGCTGA